In the genome of Parus major isolate Abel chromosome 2, Parus_major1.1, whole genome shotgun sequence, one region contains:
- the MAFA gene encoding transcription factor MafA: MASELAMSAELPTSPLAIEYVNDFDLMKFEVKKEPAEAERLCHRLPAGSLSSTPLSTPCSSVPSSPSFCAPSPGGQPAPGPPATTAASLGSKQQLEELYWMSGYQHHLNPEALNLTPEDAVEALIGAPHHHHHHHQGYEPFRPQPFGGEELPPAAHHHPGHHHHHHHHLRLEDRFSDDQLVSMSVRELNRQLRGFSKEEVIRLKQKRRTLKNRGYAQSCRYKRVQQRHILENEKCQLQSQVEQLKQEVTRLAKERDLYKEKYEKLAGRGFPREPSPSAAPKATADFFM, translated from the coding sequence ATGGCCTCGGAGCTGGCCATGAGCGCGGAGCTGCCCACGAGCCCCCTCGCCATCGAGTACGTGAACGATTTCGACCTGATGAAGTTCGAGGTGAAGAAGGAGCCGGCGGAGGCGGAGCGGCTGTGCCACCGCCTGCCCGCCGGGTCCCTGTCGTCCACCCCGCTCAGCACGCCCTGCTCCTCCGTGCCTTCCTCGCCCAGCTTCTGCGCTCCCAGCCCCGGTGGGCAACCGGCCCCCGGTCCCCCGGCTACCACCGCCGCTTCCCTGGGCtccaaacagcagctggaggagctgtaCTGGATGTCGGGTTACCAGCATCACCTCAACCCCGAAGCTCTCAACCTGACGCCGGAGGACGCGGTGGAGGCGTTGATCGGTGCCcctcaccatcatcatcatcaccaccaaGGGTACGAGCCCTTCCGACCTCAACCCTTCGGGGGTGAGGAGCTGCCGCCGGCCGCCCATCACCATCCCGGccatcaccaccatcatcatcaccacctACGCCTGGAGGACCGGTTCTCCGACGATCAGCTGGTGAGTATGTCCGTGCGGGAGCTGAACCGGCAGCTGCGGGGCTTCAGCAAGGAGGAGGTGATTCGTCTCAAGCAGAAGAGGAGGACCTTGAAGAACCGAGGCTACGCTCAATCCTGCCGCTACAAGCGGGTCCAGCAAAGGCACATCTTGGAGAACGAGAAATGCCAACTGCAGAGCCAGGTGGAGCAGCTCAAGCAGGAGGTGACCCGCTTGGCCAAGGAAAGGGATctgtacaaagaaaaatatgagaagtTGGCCGGCCGGGGCTTCCCGAGGGAACCCTCCCCATCCGCCGCCCCGAAAGCCACCGCTGACTTCTTCATGTGA